In Blattabacterium sp. DPU, the genomic window AACAATAAACCTTTAGGAATTAAATTGCCTCCTTATTTTCAAGATGCACATATTAAAAATATAGCTTTGATTTTAAATCAGTTTCCTATTTTTTTTATTACTTGTATCAATAGTTTACCTAACGGTCTATTTATTGATGTAAATAAAGAATCAGTAGTTATACGACCTAAAAAAGGATTTGGAGGAATAGGCGGATCAATTATAAAACCTTTTGCTTTAGCTAATATTCATAAATTTTATACTTATCTCCGTAAAGACATTTCTATAATAGGATGTGGGGGGATTTCTTCTGGGAAAGACATTTTTGAACACATATTATGTGGCGCATCTGCTGTTCAAATTGGAACACAATTTATGAAAGAGGGAATTTCAGTGTTTGAAAGATTGAAAAAAGAATTGACCCTTTTTTTAGAAAAGAAAAATTATTCATCGATAAATAGTTTTAAAGGAAAACTAAAAAATATTCAATAAGATTTAGAAAAAACTACCCTTTGCAAAGAGGGATTTCCAGAATAAATACATTTTCCTTTTTCTTGTTCATTATATATAGGAATACAACGGATAGTTGCTTCTGTTTCTTCTTGAATTTTTTTTCCTGTATTTTTTGTTCCATCCCAATGAGCATAAATAAATCCTCCTGAATGATTTATTTGATTTTTAAAATCATTATAATGATCTAATTTAATGATTAATTTTTGAGTTCGTTGAAAAGCTTTTTGATAAATATTTTTTTGTATTTCATCTAGTAATTTTGGTATTGAATTTTTCAAATCGATCCAAGATAAATACGTTTTTTCACATGTATCTCTTCTAAAAATTTCTACTTTTTCATTTTGGATTTCATTTTTTCCTATACTAATTCGTATAGGAATTCCTTTCATTTCATATTCATGAAATTTCCATCCAGGAGTAAATGTAATTCTATTATCATATTTAACTTTTATTCCTTTATTTTTTAATATATTTAAAATTTTTATAGATATTTCATTAACAATATTATCCTTATTTTTAGGATAAATAGGAATAATAACAATTTGTATAGGAGCTATTTTTGGAGGCAAAATTAATCCTTTATCATCAGAATGAGACATGATTAATCCACCTATTAATCTAGTAGATACGCCCCATGAAGTAGACCATACATATTCTTTTTTTCCGTTATGATTAGTAAATTTTACATCAAAAGCTTTCGAAAAATTTTGTCCTAAAAAATGTGAAGTACCAATTTGTAATGCTTTTCCATCTTGCATCAGCGCTTCGATGCAATATGTTTTTTCTGAACCCGAAAATTTGTCCATATATGGTTTTATTCCTTGTAATACAGGAATAGCCATAAACTTTTCTGAAAAATCGGTATAAATGTTTAATATTTTTATAGTTTCTTCTATTGCTTCTTTTTTTGTAGAATGAGCAGTATGTCCTTCTTGCCATAAAAATTCAGTAGTCCTAAGAAATAAACGTGTTCGCATTTCCCATCTTAGTGCATTTCCCCATTGATTAAACAAAATAGGTAAATCTCTATAAGATTGAATCCAACGTTTATAAGTTTTCCATATAATACTTTCTGAAGTAGGTCTAATTACTAATTCTTCTGGCAATTTTGATTCAGGATCAACGATTAATTTTTCTTGTTCTTTATATTTTTTAAATCTAGAATGTGTAACCACTGCACATCCCTCAGAAAAAATTTCAGTATGTTCTTTTTGTTTTGAAAAAGTAGATTTTGGGATCAGTAAAGGAAAATAAACATTTTTATGTCCAGTCATTTGTAACATTTTATCTAGTATTGTTTTCATTCTATCCCATAAAGAGTATCCATATGGTTTAATTATCATAAAACCGCGTATTCCGGAAAATTCTGCTAAACCGGATTTAACAACAATTTCATTGTACCATTTCGAGTAATTTTCACTACGTTTAGTTAATTGACTCATAAAACATAATAAATGATTTTATTTATAAAAGATATAAAAATTTTTATTTCTAAATTAGCAATTTATTAAATATGTTATTTTTATGGCCCATCCCAAAAGAAGACAATCAAAATCTAGAAAAAATAAGAGAAGAAGTCATCTGAAAATAAAAGAACCTTTATTAACAAAATGTATTTTAACAAATCAAAAACATTTATATCATCATGCATACTGGCATGAAAATAAACTTTATTATAGAGGTAAAATTGTATATGATCGAAATAAAAAAAGAATATAATCTCCATAAAAAGATAAAATTATGGATTTAAAAAAAATTAAATCATTGATTCAGTTTATTTCGGATTCTAATATTGATGAGATCAAGATAAAAATGGGAAATACTGAAATTTACATGAAAAATAGAACATTTATAAAAAACGAAAAACGTTCATGGAATCCTCCTTATCCTACTCAAATATCTTCATCATCATCTTCTTCAATTTCGGATTTTTATGATAAATTTTATAAAACAGAAGAAAAAAACAAAAATAAATATTTAACCATAAAGTCTCCTATGATTGGAACATTTTATAGAAAACCTCATCCAGATCAAGAACCTTTTGTAAAAATAGGAGATAAAATAAAAATAGGAACAAAAGTTTGTGTAATCGAAGCAATGAAATTATTTAACGACATAGAATCTGAAGTAGAAGGAAAACTGATTAAAGTTTTAGTGGAAGATGCTTCTCCTGTTGATTATGATCAACCTTTATTTCTTTTAGATCCTAACTATTAATTTTTATGTTTAAAAATGTTTAAAAAAATATTAATAGCTAATCGTGGAGAAATTGCTTTACGAATTATACGTACAGTCAAAGAAATGGGAATTAAAACTGTAGCTGTTTATTCTACAGCAGATCAACATAGTCTACATGTTTATTTTGCGGATGAAGCTGTATGCATTGGTCCTCCTTACCCATATCAATCTTATTTGAATATTCCTAATTTAATTTCTGCAGCAGAAATTA contains:
- the proS gene encoding proline--tRNA ligase; protein product: MSQLTKRSENYSKWYNEIVVKSGLAEFSGIRGFMIIKPYGYSLWDRMKTILDKMLQMTGHKNVYFPLLIPKSTFSKQKEHTEIFSEGCAVVTHSRFKKYKEQEKLIVDPESKLPEELVIRPTSESIIWKTYKRWIQSYRDLPILFNQWGNALRWEMRTRLFLRTTEFLWQEGHTAHSTKKEAIEETIKILNIYTDFSEKFMAIPVLQGIKPYMDKFSGSEKTYCIEALMQDGKALQIGTSHFLGQNFSKAFDVKFTNHNGKKEYVWSTSWGVSTRLIGGLIMSHSDDKGLILPPKIAPIQIVIIPIYPKNKDNIVNEISIKILNILKNKGIKVKYDNRITFTPGWKFHEYEMKGIPIRISIGKNEIQNEKVEIFRRDTCEKTYLSWIDLKNSIPKLLDEIQKNIYQKAFQRTQKLIIKLDHYNDFKNQINHSGGFIYAHWDGTKNTGKKIQEETEATIRCIPIYNEQEKGKCIYSGNPSLQRVVFSKSY
- the rpmF gene encoding 50S ribosomal protein L32; this translates as MAHPKRRQSKSRKNKRRSHLKIKEPLLTKCILTNQKHLYHHAYWHENKLYYRGKIVYDRNKKRI
- the accB gene encoding acetyl-CoA carboxylase biotin carboxyl carrier protein; this translates as MDLKKIKSLIQFISDSNIDEIKIKMGNTEIYMKNRTFIKNEKRSWNPPYPTQISSSSSSSISDFYDKFYKTEEKNKNKYLTIKSPMIGTFYRKPHPDQEPFVKIGDKIKIGTKVCVIEAMKLFNDIESEVEGKLIKVLVEDASPVDYDQPLFLLDPNY